The genome window GAGGGTTGGCAGGGACTGGTTCTcctcctgggagggagggaggaggaagaacagtGCTCAGGGAGGGAAGGCAcacactgagcacctactatgtgctcagCACTGTACCACGTGCTTTTTACACTTACCATCTCTTTTAAGACCCAGCTCCATGGAGTTGCTTTCTCTTGTTCTTCcccttctacagatgaggaaccagGATAACACAGCTTAAGCAATTTGTCTAAGGTCTGCAAACCCAACAGTCAGTTCCAAACTTGGGATTCAAATTCAGGGAGTCCAGTGCCAGAGTTCACACTGTGAGCCAGCATTCTAGACTGTTTTTTTGTTGCCTGATTTCTGTTAGGTCGTGGCTGATTCCTTTCAGTTCTCCAGCTGGGATCCCTTTTGGATTGGCAAGGCGGGTCTCGACACCTAGTGTCCTTGGCTCAGAGGAGAACATTAGAGCCATGGAGTGTGGGAAGgatcccccagcctcctcctctgaAAAGGGCATGCGTGGAAGGACATCCTGGCCAGCCCTGACTTCTCCCAAATCCCCCGATTCCTACctctccagctttggttttcttggCTGAGAAACGTGGTTGGCGAGAACACCACCACCGGCACGCAGCCCGGCCCAGTCCCCCTTCCTTGCCTGTTGGCAAGAAGTGCCAGCCACACCACACCGCCTGCTTTCTCGGGTTTCCTGAGCACACCCTGCAGACACGGACTTCTTGCCTGGGcccatgctgttccctctctccttcccttcctgccttgaaaactcctactcatccaCCAGGGCCCAGCAGGTACTCAGAGCACACCTACCCTacgccaggcactgtgctaggcccCACTGACACCTTGGCAAGGTCTGCTCTCACCTGAGGGAGAGAAATATTAATAACAACACACCCCCATACTAGCTAAAGTCTGATGTCAGGGCGGGAGAGGACAGAGCACCGTTCGAAGAGCATAAGTACTGAAGACCGTCTGACCGAGGCTGTGAgccaaggaaggcttcctgtaAAGCGCCGTTGGAACTGAGGCCTGAGGGATGGAGGGTTGAAAGGTGCGAAGGCCAGAGGTGGGGGCCGCTTTCCAGGCTGTGGGGCCCatgagccctgtgctggggaagAACATGGTGTCCCTGAAGAAGCTGCAGGAGCTTGGTGGGCTGGAGGACAGGGACGGGTGGAGAAGGCTGGGTCCACTGCTCGGGGCAGGAGAGACGCTGCCCGCATCGCGTCCCAGCTCCACATTCTGCGACCTCACGCCTGTAGCTTGAAATTGACCTGGGGctgtatttacaccacagaaatgggCAAACATGGTGAATCaggtgtttcctttttctccagagCCCTTTATCAGTGTGGGCGGAGGCTGTGGAATCCCGTGTTACCTTTCTGGCCCCTACAGGACCCAGGCCTCTCGCCTGGTACCTGCAGCAGACCGCACTCTACAGTTTGCACCACTGACCGTGCTCCAGATCTCACTGCCTTTGCCCGAGGGCCTCCCTGGGGCAGTCACGGGCAGGGTAACTGCTTTCTTGAAGGCAGCAGTGGATTCCTGACATCTCCCAGAATGAGTTTAGCACCAACATTGGCCTCTGGATTTCCTCCTTCTCTAAATTCTCCCATTCTTCAGGCGGAGCCAGTGTAAGGTGGAAGCATCAGGCAGAAAACATTCCGATCGGGCAGGTGGCTGGGTGGGATCTGGGGAGGGGAATCGGGGCtcgaagagcagagagagaatctgtgGGCCGCGCTTACCCCATGCTGAGCGCTAGGCTGGAGGCTCGAACACCTGTTCCTTCATTCAGGCCTCACATCGACCGCTCGCTCGTGGAGCTGCTGTTGGTGGAGGGGCTTTGGAATGGGACAGTCTAGGGCTTGAACCGTGGCTCCGAATGAGCTCATGTAAGCCGAGGGAAAGTCCTTCGTCTGCCTGAGCCTCGGTCTCCCCAGATGTGAAACGAGGGAACTAGCCAGAGTGGTGGGCTTGTGACGGAGGATTCCGTGAGCTGCTGGCTGTGAAGCTCAGAGTTTTCAGTGCACGTCATATGGTGTTCCTCAGGCTGGAGAGAAGCCTGGCTGGTGGCTCTAAAAGCTCCTGGGCCTGCCAGGGGCCTAGCTGGGATCTGAACACCAatgcccacccctgcccctctcccgAGAGACGAGCCAGAAGCAGACTCAAGGGAGGCCTCGGTGAGCAGGCAAGAGCTGATGCCTGGGAAAACAGCTGAGCTGCCGCGGGCTTGGCTGACAGCAGCGGTGGAAGGAAGCCAGACAGTCCCTGGTGTGCCCACCACTCTCCATGGCtgacctgcctcccttcctctctggttAATGGGGGGCCTTGGGGAATGGGGGCACTGGAGGAGCCCGAGGGCGGGAAGATGGTGGGTATGTGGCCCACTGTGTCTCCTGTCAGGGATCTCAGCTCTCGGCCAGGCTCCCGTTCCTCCTGctggggctgcagggctgggggtggcttCCTGCTCCGTTAGGCTCTGAGTGTCTCAGCTCCCTTTTTGGGCGAGTTTCTTCAAAACCCCCGCGGAGAGAGGGGCGCGCCCATGGGGACCCTCCCAGAGATACCTGTGCGGAGACCAGACAGGACAAGCCCAGCACAGCCCAGAATCCAACAAGCGGAGACCTGACAAGGCTGagacacttgtgtgtgtgtgtgtgtctgcgtgcaCGTGCACGTGATCTCTTGGGCCCCGAGCAGCAAAAGATAAAGAATGGGGAAGTACAAACATCAATTACCATAATAAATCACTTGTCAGGTGTGCTTGCGCCAGGCAGTGTGCAAGCTTTGTTCGGACGTGACGGGTCTGTAAATAAGAGCGCACGCCTCAACGGCCCCTGCCAGCACCTTCCCCAGGCACCTGCCTGCACTCATTCAGACTTTCAGAGCTTGAAGGGAACTTATCACCTCGAAAcagcccatttcacagaggaggaaactgaggcccatggAGGGGCTGAGAGCTGCTGAAAATCACACTGAGCATGTGCGGCGAGGCCCGAGACACAGCCTCCTGCCCCGCAGCCCGGGCTCTCTCCGCTTCACTTTTGCTTCATCTTAagatgaataattattttttctcgGCTTGCTCCAGCACGAAATatttttttgcataaatattttgttcttggGTTCAGGTTTATCATTTCCACGTGATCACAGGAACTAGTCTCCCTCGTGTTTGTCTCAGCCACAAAGCCTGACGGAATCTGGCATCGGAAGGCGTCTTCAGAGCCCTCCCCTCGTTAGCCACAAGAGTTTCGCTGCCACTGCCTGGACCCCCCCAGAGAGAGGAAACTCGCTGCCTGTCGGAGCAGCCCAGTTTCAGCCTTGGGTGGCTCTGGCCCGCAGGAGCGCTTCTCGGTGCTGGGCTGACATTTGCAGGAGTCGGCAGTCGATAAACGTTTGCTGAAGGGAGAAGGTTTTTATCACGATGTACGAACCCCTTGGAAGCTCTCAGACATCTGTTTAGAAACGATCCCATAGAGTGATGGAAATTCCTTCCTAAAGCAAGGACACGTAACTGTTACAGGAAAAATAGCAACAAACTTGCAGGATCTGGGTCGGACTCGTGAGGGAAAACTTGGGCCTGGAATCTGAGTCGTCTGAGTGAAGGAAGTGGTGTTCTCCGCGAAGCTTTTGCCTGGTGAGAAGGGATTTTGCCAGCTGAAATAGACTTTTACAGTTGATTTTATACTGATAGGAAAATATCTCCTGGCAGACTcactgtgtgggggtggggcaacaTCCTTGGAGCAGGCTGGGATGCCTTCCCTTAGACAAGACCCCGAGCCATATTTACTTACGCACGTTCTGGGAACCTCTTCAGCTCCAGGGGCAGGCACTTAAGCAATGACTGGTGGTtgatctttttataaatattgctATTAGTTGATCTTGAATGAGGCAGGGAAGGATCAATGTACATGGAGCTGAAAGAGGTAGCTGAGCGCCAGAGGGCTAGCTGTTTGCTCCTGGGAGTAACCtttttggcctcagtttccttgtctgtaaaatggggataacccTACTGGTCCTACAGGATACCCGTGGTTACCAGCACATGCTTGGAGGTTGCGGGAATTGGAAATTCCAGGCCAGCACTATTTGCTGTGTGGTCTTGGACAGATAATGAAACCTCTGAATGTTAGGTTTCCAGctataaaattctctctctttggagTCGATGAGATAATCTGCAAagagcacctgcctggctcacTGGGACGTGTTCGATGAGGGTTAGCTGCTGTTTCCTACCAACAGAATTGGTTGTCGTGGGGCCAGGCTAGacctgaaaattataaaagtctGTATAAATTCGGGATCGCTCTGATGGCCTCTCCTCCCTCTTGAACCTAAACAAAGAGGAAAACGGATCATGGCGAAGGCAGGCAAAATCTACCCCCATCACAGGGGCCTTCGAGTGTCTCTGTGGAGATGATGGAAAGTGgctgcttttaaaaacacatattctATGGCTTTTGGAAGGAGAAAAACCCAGATTGCAGAAAGAATGCTCAAAGCCAAGGGCGCACTTTCGATTCCGTCTCATTCAATTGGCCTAAGATCTTGCTGATCTGCACGTTTCTGCATGGAAGCAGGGAAGGCGCCAAATTTCCGAGCTCCAGGAAAGCTGCTGTGGGTACATTTCCAACACGAAACCGTCACTAGAAACACCTCCAGCATGAGGAACATCTAGCAGCTGAACGAGCGTTTTTTGTCCCAGACACCAAGACAGGAAATCCAAAGCTGCCTTGCCTTTTCGTAGCAAAGCTGCCTTGGGCTTGGTTCGGAGGGCTCGGAGGAGAAACACGGATCTGATGTCACTAAATGCACCGGTTTTGCTTCTGCCCTGTCGTTCCCGCCATCACGGCTGGGCCTGTCTCTCCCGCTTGCTTGCAAACGATGTGGTTGCAAACGATGTGACGGTGGAAGGTATGCCGGAAGCAATGGCTACAGATCGATCGGGTCCCTGGGTTTGAGTCCCCGTGTCCCTCTTACTTAAGCTGTGTAATCCTGGGCACATCTCTGTCTTCCCCGAGCCTACTACGGGGGCGTGGGCGTGAGCTGTGAATCCTGTCAAAATAGGCGCGAAAGGCTTTGCAAACCTAACTCCATGGGCTCTCAACCTGAGGTCTGGGGATGGGCTTTTAAAGATCTTCAGAGCCCCGGAGTTTTATGCCtcagaaatgcagagaaaaaaagcacTGGAGGGAAGCCCGCCAGACTGTCCAAGATGCTAACTTCCTGTAAGGGGAGAGAgactggaggaaggagagggcgTCTCCACATCATCCCTCCTATGTTTCAGGATCGCTTGGATTTATTACTCGGAGGATGTTTTTATATCTTACTTGTAGAAATAAGTTggcttttttaaagcaaagaaaaatgccTACAAAACCGCTCATGTGGATGGATATCTGCATCTTAGTGGGCATTTGGTCCGTGAATTCACCCAGGGGATACAAGGGTTAGAGACCTCTGAGTGTTCATGGAGGAGATCCCTGGGTTCACgtgtctgccttccccaccctgccccaggctgCCTCCGCTGGTGGCTTGGCCGAGTCACAGCTCCTGTCCCCACAGCGTGTCTTTGGGTTCTAGGAATTgcttcctgccctctgcccttcaGACCTGGGCAGTCACCTGGGTCCCGTTGTGGTCCCCGGCCCTGCGCTATCCTTCATGGTTTCCCTACACCCTGCCCACACCTTTGAAACAGTCCCCTTATTAAACTCTCCTCACATTACCCATTCTGcatgtgccatctgtttcctgctgggaccCTGACTGCTacagtatttttaatctttgtacCATCTCCCCCCATATACGCAAATGCTCTCAAATACATTCACCaacaccctcacacacacacacacacacacacacacacactcacacactcccCACTCAGGCACACGCCACACTTACACACTCTCCCACAGATTCACATTCTTCCCCTAACAAACACACCTGCTCGCTCAAAGACACAATACTTGTGTTCACACGCACCACTGCCTGATCCCTGCGCCTTGGGGGAGGTCGGTCCCTGGTTAAAATCCTGCTCCAGCGAACGGAGGGCCTCCCTGTGAGGCGAGAACCTGGCCCTTGTCTACAGCCCCTGCTCCTGGGGTCCTGCTGACTCTCGCCAGTTCTTATTTTAATCTGGACAGACCCACCCATGCCACACTCTCAATGGGCTTGGTAGGAGGCTTCAGAAAAGTACCGGATTAAAGTGGCTCCTGGAGGGTTAGCCATATGGAATAGAGAGAGGAGTAAAACCAAAACGTTTCCACCAAGTttcagggagggacagaaggcagTTTCAGGAGATCACACAAATAAAGATTAATTTAGGTGGACGGCATTAGGTAATCTGGGTAAAAGTTGAAGGGACTCACATTCTAACTCAACACAAGGTCACCTTTCCAATCACTGGAGCTGTCAATGAGAGACCGACCATCTTGCGAAGGGGGCCCCATGTCTGGGGCCATGTCACAGCGAGACTGATGTAGCTAGAGCTGTAGCTACATGTACATGTAGCTGACCTTGAAGGCTCCTCATGATACCCTTgtaaccctgggcaagtcacatcCCCTCTGAACTTTCTGCTTCCTCAGTGGTGGAACAGTCACCTCAGCCTAGGGGTACCCCAGGGGTCCTCAGTGGCTGCAAATTCTCTAAATCTCTGATCCTCCGGGCCAAGAGCTGTaagaagcaaggggaggggcattTGGAAAGGAGCTGCAGAAGTAATTAGTGATGGAAATGAGAATCTCTACTGCCTCTTGCCTGAATGTGCAGATTAAAACAAGGCTGACTCTTGGCTGAATGACTGCATCTCCTCCAGAGCAAATGGCAACAGTAGGACATTTGAAAAACTCTGGCCTCTGTTAGAGAGGGAGCAACAGACAATTTTGTTTGGGGGACAGAAAGCCAGACCCTGAGTTGTGCCTCCAGCTGCTGCTAGTCCTCTAACCTCTGTGGACCGCAGGTCCTTCGTTTTTAAGCAATGAAAGTATCAACcaaatgggctttttttttttttttttttttttttgaggattcaTAAATGTGAATGTCCCTAGTCTTCCTGGCTGCATGGAAATCATCCAGGAAAATGTGTTTGTGTCCAGGCTCCCACGCCTACTGGCCGTGTGACTTGGGGAAACTTGTTTGATTCCGCCAAGTCTTTGTTCTctcgtctgtgaaatggggggaTTGTGGCATCTGCTTCACAGAGCGGGTAAGGAACAACACGCCAAAGCACACGAAACCCTCGGTGCCCAGGGTGATGAGTATGGTGCACACAGATCAGGAGATTTGTGGGATCCGAAGTTCTACCGTTATCAGACAGAGCAGTGCCAAACCTGGCTGTGACCTTTATTCTCTGTGGCCTCCCCAACGTGGGCACTTAGCTCAGCCTCGGGGCTCCATGTGGTGCCAGTAGCTTGAAGGCAATTCGAGGGTGGTGGGTGGGCACCCAGGGGAGGGACCTGAGGGGCCTTGGGAGGAGCCCTCTTCTCGTCACGGCTGCCAGATAGTTCTCCATGCCAGCGCTCTGGAAATTCTTTTAAACTACATGGGGGTTCAAAACGAGCAGGTTTGCCCCTTCCTGCTCTGGCCTGGGAGTCTTTGGTGAAGGGGTTAGTTATCTGGGTCCACACCTCTCGGACAGCTTCCCATGAGCCCCTGGGGGTTAGGCTCAGGGATCCTCGGACCTGTCTGCCCAAATACAGCCTAAGCTAGTTTATGACCAAGTCCACCTCGCATTTtgctgtgtggggtgggggaggggggacttcGGGAAGGGGAGTCGGGGTGGAGGGGCAGCTGAAGCCCAAGATTGGGAACTGGAGGTGGAGGACCCCACACCGTAGCTTCTTTAGATCAAAGAGCCTCTTCTAAATCTGTGTGGCACCCGTAGTTGGGGGCTTCTTCGTAGCTAACATTCTTCCTACGCTCTCCTGCCAAGTAAGTTATTTGGGAAATTGAAGAATTCCCACTGGCCACAGGGAAGTTATGAAGATGAAAACTTTGCATTTGAGATCCTGagaattttattaatatgttgcTATTTTAAGACACCATACAAATATCCTTTGTATTGATTTCTCTGTGATGTACCCACTGAGTAAATATGCCGATTTCTGCCAGGGAGCCGAACAGTATTTTTAACctactttaaaatatgtgttgtttcctatggttttttaaagtttggagTTGATTATGAAAGcactttcaaattttaaaaaattctcctctCCGGagactatacatatatattttaaactattaaatataaagttttaGATGTACTTTTCGAACTACAAATAAAGGTAAGAAAAAggtgaaatgattattttttttgcttACGTCTGCCGTTCTGTtggaaaccaccaccaccacctagaAAGTTTGAGTAACAATTCTTTGAATGTGTCACTGAAACATATTCTTACGTGTACTTTTCCCCTGATCCCTGCCTATTTACCCAACATCCCCTGTTTAGTGTATAGCACCGTTGTACGTCCTCAAAGCCCTCCCAgaaatctcagggtcttggaaaaTCGAGGGCAAAACAGAACAGAGGGCTGAAGCTTTTCACACCTTGGCCAACAGGATCCTCAAGATAATGGTCCTATTGCCATTTCCTAGAGGGGGGACATTAGGATAGGAGAAGGTCAAGGGCTGGTCAGCTTCAACTGGTTCCAGACAGTTAACcctgggttttctcttccttttcttcaaaaCAAGGGTGATGGGAGGGGCTGTCAGGGGAAAGTCCTTATGGCTCAAGGCCAGTGGGGATCGAAACTAGATGATATTGAAAAATCAGCTCGAGCTCCTGCTTGGACCGGTGCGGAAGCACTGGTGACCATGGTAGTTGTGATTTGTGACCTAGATGGAACTTCCTGGTTATGAACAGAAAGACAAACTTTCCATCTTGTAAACTGATCCCACTATAGCCCTTGCTTTGTGGATCAAGAAACCTTAGATAATGCAGGTACCCGAGAAGCGCTGCCAGGGCGTTTCTTGGGCACATGACGGCTTTCGAGCCCGAGCTAAGAAAGGCTCAGAATCACAGCCCACGCTCTACTGGGAGACCTTGGTCACGTGCCCTGCCTGCGGACCTGGCCTATCCGTCTCCTGGTGGTGACAGAAAGCGCTTCCTGACTTTGAGCCAACACCTGATGGGGGTGCGTGGGGCCTTTTCTTCCCCATGTGCATGGCTGCTGGAGGGGTGACTTTTCAGGacagctcctgcctcctcctcccaagGCCCCAGGAAACCGGGGATTACCTGAAGTTGTAGCCTGGGGAGACGCTGCTCTTCTCGGAAACGCCGTCCAGCCGGGTGAAGGAGTATTTGGGGATGCACTGGTCCCAGGCCCTGTCCAGGTCGCACACCCAGCCGATCTTAATGCCGAGGACTCCACCCTGTGGGAAGGGTCCAGCTATGAGGAGGGCTGTCTCCACCGCCTGCCAGGGTGGGGGCTGCGGGTCGTGACACACAGACGTGTGGTTCTTCCCACTCTCTAGGTGGAGGGGAAGCGATCTGGCAGACAGACATTCCTTAGTAAACAACATACGGCAGTCAGGGGTGTGGACCTTTGGGGCTCTAGATCCTGCTTTTGTCCTGCGTCCCTTAGCAGCAATCTAGGATCCACTTTCCCATTGTACGGGCTTTTTCAGCGCTCTAAGGTCAAGTGTGACGGTGGGAACGGGAGACCAGGCTTGGCGGGAAGGGTGAGGGAGGCAGGCCCTCcggaggaggggcgggggtggaggagCCCACGGTGAGGCCCAGAGCCAGTTGCAGGTCTGGAGTGCTTCCACTAGGTGGCGCTGCTGCCCAGCCCGGCTCTGCCCTCCGGGTATTTCCACCCTCCACCTGCCCAAGGGGTCCCCCGTCCTTTGTTAGGTCCTCACCGTGCTGGCCAGTTTGGCAAAATCCTGCCCTGCAAACTTGACCACATCTCCCACCCGCAAGATGGGGCAGAAGGGGTCCTTGTCGGGGTGGAAGCGGCATGTCTTCATGTCTCTGGCTGTCAGGTTGGGAAGGAGGTTTCCCCTGCGGAGGAGAGAAGCAAGGCCAGGGCTGGCGGGAAGACAGGCCCCGCAGGGGTCTCTAGCCTTCCCGGCCCGGGCAGCGCGCTCTGGGACCCGACGTCTGGGACGCTCGCGGGCTCTGTCACCTCTGTTCTTGCATCTTCCCCGCGACTTCTATGCCCCTCTCTCCATATCAGGGTTGAGTGTGTTGGTATCTAATACCCCCAGCTCCTAGGCTGGGGGTCTCAGGGGGGAAGAGTCGCGCCCAAGTTCTCTCGGCACCTCCGTGGTGCCTGGCATTGTGCTTTGCCCATGCCTGATGCCCACCGAGGACTTGGCGTGTGAAGGAGTCAATGAACTCCTAACTAGTGGCAAAGGGACACCCCAGCTTGGGCTTGACGTGGGAGGTAAAAAGAATGCTCTTGGGCCTTGATCTTTGGAGGTATCAGGGTTCCAGGCCCAGGCTGAACTTGTGCCTCACCTGGCTCCAGCAGAACTCCCATCCGTGGGTTCCGAGCCCCAAGGCGGGAGGCTGGCTGAGAGGTTGGCCCCAGAGCCCACCCAATACTTGGTGGTCAAGGCCAGGTGGGAGATTGGGAATGGGAGCCccagggagatgggcagagggtgAGCAAGTGTGGGGAACCATGTGGACAGGATTCTCCACCCTCTGAAACTGAGCTGGCAGGGTAGGATGGGTGCCCCCGCTTTCTTCTTTAGGGAGGGAGCTGGGACTCACTTCTCAAAGTTGAAGAGGGGGAAGCGAATGCTGTTCTTGATGAAAATAGTGAAGTTCTCGGCTTCCATCATGACAGGCCTGTGGAGGGAGAACAAGAAAGTCTTAGCTTTGGGGGACGAGGAATGGGAAAAGACACATAGGGCTTTTGCCCCAGGGACCACCTTTTCTGGTGGCTGTTTCCCACCAGGCAGCTGGTCATGGCCTCTCTGGGGCCTGAGGGCCAGGGGAGGAGAGTGGCCGGTGAGGTAGGGAAAGGTGCCATCCTGAGGCCACTTCCCAGGCCAGGAGTGGACACTCCTAGGGGTACCTCTGAGACCCTCTGCAGGCTCAGAGATGCAGAGCTCTCCCTATTGGCAAAGGAGAGCTGGGGCAGGGTCCTCACATTTCCACTGTGTCCACCTCGGTGGGGCACCAGCCCTGGATCTCACAGGTCCGGAGCACAGAGCTGTAGTTCACACAGCGGCCCGTAAGGATACCTGAGAGGGGGAGCCACATATGTTGGGTGCCTGCCTGGACCTTGgcttctccctcatccccaccccacgCCTCCTCAGGGACCACCCCCTGTTTAGGGATCCCGCAGGGGAGGGGACCAacaggaagggcaggggaggtggACCCGCGGTACAGGAACCCTGCTGAGCTCTCGCCTTTTGCTCCTCCCAATCCCTAGACCAAGCCAAAGGGAGGTGACCGCCTCCAGGCCCAGCCACCCCAAAGGCCCTGTTCTTGTTCCCGGGGCACAGTGTACTCCTCCTGGTCTCCAAGTCTTTGCTGTAGCTATTCTTTCTGCCTAGAATGTCCTTTTAAAAGCCCCTCTATCCTGCCAACTTCTTGTCATCCTTTAGGGTCCATCTAGAACATCGCTGACTCTAGGAGGCCATGTGGGGTCCCCTACCTAGAACCaatccctctcccttccccagtgcCCGTGGTTCCCTCATGACAGCACTTGCTCCCTCATGCACGCCTGTCTGTCACCATGTCCCTGGGCTGTGAGCTTCTCCAGGGGCAGCCCCCCCGCCATGTCTGGCACACAGGGAGGGCCTTAAGTGCTGGAAGGATGACAAGGAACAGGCCAGCTCCCACTCTGTCCGCCATGGGGGCTGTGCTACCTTCCAGGGTCCCACGAACACCCTGGGGCtgtgagggggtggagaagggcTGCACTCACCCCCGCCCGGGAACCGCTGAGGCCCACACTGGCTGTCTGATACACAGCGGTACTTCTCCTCGCTCTGTGGGGAGACAGGACTGCAGGTGGGTGTGGGACCCTGCGCTGGCCCTGGATGAGCCCTCTGGCTCCCAGTGCTTCCCCGTAACCAGGGGCCTTTGGAAGGCGGAGGTCTTGAGACACGGCTCCAAGGCTGGAGCTCCAGCCTCTGTGTGCACCCACGCCCCTCCCTACCATAGGTCCCCACCCCCAGTGGTTTCTTTTTGCCCTGCTTCAtccagcctgcctccctcccctcacctctgGGCAGAATCCTTGCATCTGGTTTTCAGTGACTATCATCTTGGTGATGATGACAAAGACAGAGGTGCCCTTggtaggagaagggagagaaaaaaatgcaccAGTACCAATCTGTGAGGTGGGCATTGCtgttatccccattctacaggtGGGGAAACTAAGGTGGGGGGGTAAGAGATctggccaaggtcacagggctAATAAAGGGCAGAGGTGGGCTCAAGTCAAGTCCAACCACCCACGTAGCTTCTCCTGCTCCTCTGTGTGTTGTGTTGATCACAGGATGAGTGTGGCAGAGCCTGAGAAGGATCCTGATGCCTAGTGCTGCACTCTGGAGGGCAGCCCTCCTCCTGCCGCTGGGGAGGGGTTTCACTGATCACTGATACCACTGGTTTGGGGATCCCATCAACATGCTCCTTGCATTGCCCCATCACTGGACATCCACACGTAGCCCTGGGATAGGGGGACCATACCTGGGGTGGGGTCACATAATCAGACACGTCCATGACTCTGTTGGCATAGCGTCCAAAGCCCTTCACCTTGGTGACGACTGAGGACTCAATGGCCGTGTCCCGCACTTGGTAAGCCTTCTCGTGCAAGAAAACCC of Mustela nigripes isolate SB6536 chromosome 1, MUSNIG.SB6536, whole genome shotgun sequence contains these proteins:
- the P2RX3 gene encoding P2X purinoceptor 3 yields the protein MNCVSDFFTYETTKSVVVKSWTIGVINRAVQLLIISYFVGWVFLHEKAYQVRDTAIESSVVTKVKGFGRYANRVMDVSDYVTPPQGTSVFVIITKMIVTENQMQGFCPESEEKYRCVSDSQCGPQRFPGGGILTGRCVNYSSVLRTCEIQGWCPTEVDTVEMPVMMEAENFTIFIKNSIRFPLFNFEKGNLLPNLTARDMKTCRFHPDKDPFCPILRVGDVVKFAGQDFAKLASTGGVLGIKIGWVCDLDRAWDQCIPKYSFTRLDGVSEKSSVSPGYNFRFAKYYKMENGSEYRTLLKAFGIRFDVLVYGNAGKFNIIPTIISSVAAFTSVGVGTVLCDIILLNFLKGADQYKAKKFEEVDETTLKVTASANPECSSDQTTEEKQSTDSGAYSIGH